From Chryseobacterium salivictor, a single genomic window includes:
- a CDS encoding ArsR/SmtB family transcription factor, with the protein MGLTKTEHFTDEQNEMAVLLKAMAHPARIAIIDYLLSTDTCICNDIVDVLPLAQATVSQHLKELKNAGIIQGTIEGASIKYCINKETIHQFQTFIDHIFHKIEKQESGCC; encoded by the coding sequence ATGGGGCTTACAAAAACAGAACATTTTACCGACGAACAGAATGAAATGGCGGTACTGTTAAAGGCGATGGCGCACCCCGCCAGAATTGCGATTATCGATTACCTGCTTTCCACCGATACCTGCATCTGCAATGATATTGTGGACGTACTTCCATTGGCGCAGGCCACCGTATCGCAACATTTAAAGGAACTGAAAAATGCCGGAATCATTCAGGGAACCATCGAGGGAGCCTCAATAAAATATTGCATCAACAAAGAAACCATCCATCAATTCCAAACCTTTATCGACCATATTTTTCACAAAATCGAAAAACAGGAAAGCGGCTGCTGTTAA
- a CDS encoding DUF6428 family protein, translated as MKLSEIKNILTNLQELHFVLENGEQVPQYFHVTEVGQINKKFIDCGGVMRDEKAINFQLWFSTDNDHRLEAEKLKKIIALSEEKLGLEDAEIEVEYQQATIGKFGLDFNGSEFVLTAKTTACLAEDACGIPQGKPKLKMADLQGSTCAPGSGCC; from the coding sequence ATGAAACTTTCAGAAATTAAAAACATCCTCACCAATCTTCAGGAACTTCACTTTGTTCTTGAAAACGGTGAGCAGGTCCCCCAATATTTTCACGTCACCGAAGTCGGCCAGATCAACAAAAAATTTATCGACTGTGGCGGGGTGATGCGCGACGAAAAAGCCATCAACTTCCAGCTGTGGTTTTCCACAGACAATGACCACCGGCTGGAAGCGGAAAAACTAAAAAAAATCATCGCTCTTTCCGAAGAAAAACTGGGTCTTGAAGATGCAGAAATTGAAGTGGAATACCAACAGGCTACCATCGGTAAATTTGGGCTGGATTTCAACGGAAGCGAATTTGTGCTTACTGCAAAAACCACCGCGTGCCTTGCAGAGGATGCCTGTGGAATTCCGCAGGGAAAACCGAAACTTAAAATGGCTGATCTTCAGGGCAGCACCTGCGCTCCGGGATCCGGCTGCTGCTAA
- a CDS encoding arsenate-mycothiol transferase ArsC, with translation MFKNVMESIEVIAMMTISDKRMEILKPLAEFIQKKADAGERINLNFICTHNSRRSHLSQIWAQVMAEHFGIKNVYCYSGGTEATAMFPKVAETLEWQGLQIQKLSETENPVYAVKYAENAHPVICFSKKYDDAFNPVSGFAAIMTCSNADAGCPFIAGAEKRIPVQFEDPKSSDGTHEMDRTYFNRSLEIAAEMHYVMSRIK, from the coding sequence ATGTTCAAAAACGTAATGGAAAGCATTGAGGTCATTGCCATGATGACGATATCAGATAAAAGAATGGAAATCTTGAAGCCGCTGGCGGAATTCATCCAGAAAAAGGCAGACGCCGGTGAAAGAATCAACCTCAACTTTATCTGCACTCATAATTCGCGCAGAAGCCACCTTTCCCAGATTTGGGCGCAGGTGATGGCAGAACATTTCGGTATCAAAAATGTGTACTGTTACTCCGGCGGAACCGAAGCCACGGCAATGTTTCCTAAAGTGGCAGAAACACTGGAATGGCAGGGACTGCAGATTCAGAAACTTTCAGAAACAGAAAATCCGGTGTATGCTGTAAAATATGCGGAAAATGCGCATCCGGTCATCTGTTTTTCCAAGAAATATGATGATGCCTTCAATCCGGTTTCAGGCTTTGCCGCCATCATGACCTGTTCTAATGCTGATGCGGGCTGTCCTTTCATAGCGGGAGCTGAGAAGCGAATTCCCGTACAGTTTGAAGATCCCAAATCCAGCGACGGTACGCATGAAATGGACCGCACTTACTTCAACCGCAGTCTGGAAATCGCAGCGGAAATGCATTATGTGATGAGCCGGATTAAATGA